One Planctomicrobium piriforme DNA segment encodes these proteins:
- the purQ gene encoding phosphoribosylformylglycinamidine synthase I — translation MATPRVCVLRAPGTNCDYETAFAFEQSGAQADRVHLFRLLEDPKLLADYQVLCIPGGFSYGDDVGAGVVFATQLRHRLTEAIGNFLQRDTLTLGICNGFQVLLKAGILPGGSAGWSASTQTQPPATLTWNANGRYTDLWVNLKVASSKNVFLQGIDTLPCPIAHGEGRLVVSDPAILADWKTNGQIALQYVDSKTAQCDGELLPFPVNPNGSVANIAGLGDATGRVLGLMPHPERFLFATQHPQWTRLGLKGDGEGFKLFRNAVAYFG, via the coding sequence ATGGCGACTCCCCGCGTCTGCGTTTTGCGTGCCCCAGGCACCAACTGTGATTACGAAACCGCTTTCGCCTTCGAGCAATCCGGCGCACAGGCGGATCGCGTGCATCTGTTTCGCCTGCTCGAAGATCCCAAGCTGCTGGCCGACTATCAGGTGCTCTGTATCCCCGGCGGTTTCAGCTACGGCGACGACGTTGGGGCAGGCGTGGTCTTTGCGACACAACTGCGGCACCGACTGACCGAAGCCATCGGCAACTTCCTCCAGCGCGACACCCTCACGCTGGGCATCTGCAACGGCTTTCAGGTGCTTCTGAAGGCCGGCATCCTCCCTGGCGGTTCCGCTGGCTGGTCCGCATCAACGCAGACCCAGCCCCCCGCGACTCTCACTTGGAACGCCAATGGCCGCTACACCGACCTGTGGGTGAACCTGAAAGTCGCTTCGTCGAAGAACGTCTTCCTGCAGGGAATCGACACGCTCCCCTGTCCCATCGCCCATGGCGAAGGCCGGTTGGTCGTCAGCGATCCCGCCATCCTCGCCGACTGGAAAACCAACGGGCAGATCGCCCTGCAATACGTCGACTCTAAGACTGCGCAATGCGACGGAGAGCTGCTGCCGTTTCCGGTGAACCCCAACGGCTCCGTCGCGAACATCGCTGGCCTGGGCGATGCGACCGGCCGCGTCCTCGGCCTGATGCCGCACCCCGAACGCTTTTTGTTCGCGACCCAGCACCCGCAATGGACCCGACTCGGCCTCAAAGGGGACGGTGAAGGCTTCAAACTCTTCCGCAACGCGGTCGCTTATTTTGGGTGA